Genomic segment of Trichoderma breve strain T069 chromosome 7 map unlocalized scaffold00007, whole genome shotgun sequence:
GAGGTCAACATGTcaaaaggaaacaagaaaaacAGAATGAACCATGCCCAGATTCCACGTCGTCCAGAGGGTAGGGGTAAAGAATTAGTACACGCAACCACGGAAGTCATCCAACGCCAGTCCCAAGTTTACATTGACTTTTGATTTATTTGATCTCGAGCAGCTTGACGTCAAAGGTCAGCTGGCTGTTGGCGGGAATGCCGGGGAGGCTCTTGGAGCCGTAGGCGAGGTGAGCAGGAATCGTCAGTCGGCGTTCACCGCCGATGGCCATGCCGACAATACCAACGTCCCAGCCCTTGATGACCTGGCCCTTGCCGAtcttgaaagaaaagggcttgcccttcttgttgGCTATAGTTCATCCAAAGTTAGTCACTGCGTAAACAAAGAGTCATGAGTTAAACTTACCATCGAATTGCTGTCCATTCTGGAGCTTGCCAATGTATCGGACGCCAACAGTGTCGCCATTCTTGACAGTGCGGCCCTTGCCAATGGTGCGGTCATCAACGGTGACGCCCTGGACATTCTTGACACCAAGAGACGCCTTGCCGGTCTGCTTAGCCTTCTCAGCGGTGGAGCCGGTAGGGCCTTGCTCCAGGTTCTTGGCGAACTGGACCTTCTTTgcgtccttcttctcctccttctcctcagcgGCCACAGCCTCACCCTTGTtgttcttgagcttcttctgctgcttcttggagagCTTGGAATCGGCAGCCTTGGAGAtgagctcgtcaaggccctcaacctcagcagcagcgcgcttgttcttgcccttcttgctGTCTGTGGGAACCAGCTTGGggacctcctcctcatcggaGTCGACCTCGGTAATGCGAGGATCCTCGAGATCGTCAAGATCatcgctctcctcttcgctgTCCTCCTCACCCATGGCATATTCCAGCTCATCGGGGGACAGGTCGTagtcatcctcgccatcctggtcctcgtcatcctcatcatccatgaTGTAGTTACCGGTCAGGTAAACGGTGTGTGTTCCGGAGACAACGAAGAAGACCTTCTCGCCTTGGTTGACAGTGATGTCAAGGGGCTGCTGGTAGTTCTAAATCGAGGTGTTAGTATATCGCATAGGTTTTGGACATGTGAGTCTTGCTCTGAAAGAAACTTTCAGAAAACTCTGATGGTGTAGTGAGGCTTACTCGCTCAGTGTCGAGGGTGCAGAGAACGAAGTTCTCGAGGTCACCTCCCTCGCtgtcgtcgtcctcatcatcctcttcctcctcgtcatcttcctcttcctcctcgatagccttgcccttgcccttaGCATTGgcgttgctcttcttgcccttcttaGACTTGGCACCGTTGATCTCggcatcctccatctcctcatcctcagaGTCCTCACCGTTGGTGGCCTcgagaagcttcttgatggcggcagcctgcttctgcttcttagCCTTGGCAGGGTCGCTGGGGCCACCATTggcctcctcatcctcgtcgtcagaGTTGCCGAGAAGGGCGCTCATGTACTCCTCGTCGagctcatcatcctcatcctcgtcaaggcCGGGGAAAGCGCGCTTGATCAAGCGCAGAGTAGAGCGAGGGACAGAAGGAGCGTTCTTGGAATCATCGAGCTCAGGCTCCTGAGTAGGATCCAAAgcggccatggtgatgcGGAACTGCGACAAGGAGCGCGGATGGTTAGCATCAACCGCGCAAAAACCAATAGCTTCATCCATCGGCAACCGTTGGAATCTAGGCcgaaaagaaggcaaagtATGCTCGATCCGACTAGTCTCTAGATGAATGCCAACAGCagttgagagagaaacaaCTTACAGAAGCAGGAAACTCCAAGTTGGCCGGGATCAGCACCTCTCCAGGCGGGACCTCGAGGCCATAGACGGGACCGGGAACAGCAGCCATTGCGACAGGAGTATTAAATCTAAGTATTGGTGGTTATGATGCAAATCCAAAAGAATTGGTACAGAGTAGAAGAGAAAGAGTTCCGGAGAGAATGTGGTTCTGCGAGTCCCAAGGCTTGGAGATGACGACgtgagaggaaaaaaaggcgaGGCAGGCGACAAGCTCAGAAAATTTCTggttgctcttttttttttttttttctttctccgtCAAGCCATTCAACGATGTCTCCACTGGCAAATTTAGG
This window contains:
- a CDS encoding FKBP-type peptidyl-prolyl cis-trans isomerase domain-containing protein, giving the protein MAAVPGPVYGLEVPPGEVLIPANLEFPASFRITMAALDPTQEPELDDSKNAPSVPRSTLRLIKRAFPGLDEDEDDELDEEYMSALLGNSDDEDEEANGGPSDPAKAKKQKQAAAIKKLLEATNGEDSEDEEMEDAEINGAKSKKGKKSNANAKGKGKAIEEEEEDDEEEEDDEDDDSEGGDLENFVLCTLDTERNYQQPLDITVNQGEKVFFVVSGTHTVYLTGNYIMDDEDDEDQDGEDDYDLSPDELEYAMGEEDSEEESDDLDDLEDPRITEVDSDEEEVPKLVPTDSKKGKNKRAAAEVEGLDELISKAADSKLSKKQQKKLKNNKGEAVAAEEKEEKKDAKKVQFAKNLEQGPTGSTAEKAKQTGKASLGVKNVQGVTVDDRTIGKGRTVKNGDTVGVRYIGKLQNGQQFDANKKGKPFSFKIGKGQVIKGWDVGIVGMAIGGERRLTIPAHLAYGSKSLPGIPANSQLTFDVKLLEIK